In the genome of Cryptomeria japonica chromosome 8, Sugi_1.0, whole genome shotgun sequence, one region contains:
- the LOC131857859 gene encoding receptor-like protein EIX2: protein MEAMFSCGRVAFAIITILCCFTSPAIACPLPERNLLLDFKAAVVDEYSTLTSWHGFNCCTWRGVSCNLRTGHVSRLDLSAYYLDGNISSSLFQLARLEHLDLSHNLFKGKFSPPHNRKLKSLTFLDLSFAGYVNYSSLGYVREFYVSLESLSNLVSLEYLSLAEVNISASKEWVEAVGSLLNLQKLRMSDCGLGGQIPNSLLNLTSLLHLDLSENYLSAHIPAWFENVTGRLLSLDLSWNENLGGDISIIGQRKSSLSLTSIDLSGTAMKGRIPSAIWNISCLEHLRLSDTRIEGEIPAAVGNLLSLQTLDLADTRIEGEIPSAVGNLLSLQTLDLSHTRIEGKIPPAIGNLSSLQILDLSDTRIEGEIPAAIGNVSSLKSLHLYDISIEGEFPVSILNLSKLVDLDLSYNKLTGVIPASLDSLSSLVRLYLYANELNGTIPSTISNLVNLRSVWLDSNSLSGLISLSVFDNLTSLDSLDLSYNQITVNIDSTWIPQFKLSDLALGSCNLDRIPSFLVTQYGLKYLDLSANSIQTNIPSWIWKLPSLYSLNLSCNQLTGSLPSRQTLPMYFEILDLHNNSLEGSLHLPLAGAYLLDLSMNQFNGSIPSPIGAYLENAVFLTLSRNNLSGAIPESICTPHLQVLDLSKNTLSSVIPPHLTRNCSSLSVLDLAENHLEGKLPAEWGNITNMHTLKLNGNHLRGVIPSSISEGRSLQVLDLGNNDLEGTLPQWIGKLSQLHVLVLRSNHFHGSIPRQVIGLPNLQILDLSGNHLSGAIPSNLTNLLAIVNASQNNSNHLEDVRYTNKITISWKGGDVEFVKVLFILKCIDLSNNNLSGSIPSKMGSLQGLIALNLSRNHLSGRIPKTLGHMEQLESLDLSLNRLNGNIPLELEFLSYLEFLNLSYNMLDGKVPHGGQFLTFGESSYLGNLKLSGIPFTNISVCNNSSGYGNCTSIERIGEAKNSDGEMIGWAVGLGLSYGMGFSIVIGVLTVNKRVRKRAFDFYDVVILAIDGCIRG from the coding sequence ATGGAAGCTATGTTTTCATGTGGCAGAGTTGCATTTGCAATCATAACAATATTATGCTGCTTCACTTCCCCTGCAATTGCATGCCCCCTTCCTGAAAGAAATCTTCTCCTCGATTTCAAGGCAGCAGTTGTAGATGAGTATAGCACTCTAACTTCCTGGCACGGATTCAATTGCTGCACGTGGAGAGGAGTCAGTTGTAATCTCCGCACAGGTCATGTTTCTCGCCTGGATTTGAGTGCATACTATTTGGACGGTAATATCAGTTCATCGCTGTTCCAACTTGCACGATTGGAGCACCTCGATCTCAGTCACAACCTCTTCAAGGGTAAATTCAGTCCTCCCCATAATCGAAAGTTGAAGAGTCTCACTTTTCTTGACTTGTCATTTGCTGGTTATGTAAATTATTCCTCTCTGGGTTATGTACGGGAATTTTATGTGAGTTTGGAAAGCTTATCAAATCTGGTGAGCTTGGAATACCTCTCTCTTGCTGAAGTGAACATCTCTGCAAGCAAAGAGTGGGTTGAAGCTGTTGGCAGTCTACTCAACCTTCAAAAACTCCGCATGTCTGACTGTGGGCTTGGAGGACAAATTCCCAATTCCCTTCTCAACCTCACCTCTCTGCTTCATCTGGATCTATCAGAGAACTATTTGTCAGCACATATACCAGCTTGGTTTGAAAATGTGACTGGGCGCTTGCTCTCTCTCGATCTCTCTTGGAATGAGAATCTTGGAGGAGACATTTCTATCATTGGACAACGAAAGTCTTCTTTGTCACTAACCAGCATTGATCTTTCAGGGACAGCCATGAAGGGCCGAATTCCATCTGCTATATGGAATATCTCATGCTTGGAGCATCTTCGTCTTTCAGATACGAgaattgaaggtgagattccagCTGCTGTAGGGAATTTGTTGTCCTTGCAAACTCTTGATCTTGCAGATACCAGAATCGAAGGTGAGATTCCATCTGCTGTAGGGAATTTGTTGTCCTTGCAAACTCTTGATCTGTCACATACCAGAATTGAAGGTAAGATTCCACCTGCTATAGGGAATTTGTCGTCCTTGCAAATTCTTGATCTGTCAGATACCAgaattgaaggtgagattccagCTGCTATAGGGAATGTGTCTTCCTTGAAGAGTCTTCATCTGTATGATATCTCTATTGAAGGTGAGTTTCCTGTCTCCATACTCAATCTCTCTAAACTTGTTGACTTGGACCTGTCCTACAACAAGTTAACTGGGGTAATCCCAGCTTCATTGGACTCACTTTCTTCCCTTGTTCGTCTTTACCTTTATGCCAACGAATTGAATGGTACGATTCCATCTACAATTTCAAATCTTGTTAACTTAAGAAGCGTTTGGCTCGATTCCAATAGTTTAAGCGGCCTCATTTCCCTTTCAGTATTCGATAATCTCACTAGTCTTGATAGCCTGGATCTTTCTTACAATCAGATAACTGTAAACATTGATTCAACATGGATTCCGCAGTTTAAGCTTTCCGATTTGGCATTAGGCTCTTGCAATTTAGATAGAATTCCATCGTTTCTTGTGACCCAATACGGCTTGAAATATCTAGACCTATCTGCTAACAGTATCCAAACAAATATTCCATCTTGGATATGGAAATTACCCAGCCTTTATAGTTTGAACCTTAGCTGTAATCAATTAACTGGGTCATTGCCATCTAGACAAACCTTACCCATGTATTTTGAAATTCTAGATTTGCACAATAATAGCCTAGAAGGTTCTCTTCATCTTCCTCTCGCTGGAGCTTATCTGCTAGATCTGTCGATGAATCAGTTTAATGGTTCTATTCCTAGTCCCATCGGTGCGTATCTTGAAAATGCAGTGTTCTTAACCTTGTCCCGGAATAACCTCAGCGGAGCGATTCCAGAGTCTATTTGCACTCCACATTTGCAGGTTCTTGACCTTTCAAAAAATACGCTGAGCAGTGTCATTCCTCCTCATTTAACCAGGAATTGTTCTTCTCTTAGTGTTCTAGATTTGGCAGAGAATCATCTGGAAGGTAAATTGCCAGCAGAGTGGGGCAACATTACAAACATGCATACATTGAAGCTCAATGGTAATCATTTGAGAGGAGTTATTCCCTCATCCATTTCAGAAGGCCGATCTCTGCAAGTATTGGATTTGGGAAATAATGATTTGGAAGGCACCCTTCCCCAGTGGATTGGAAAGCTATCACAGCTGCATGTGTTGGTCTTAAGGTCTAATCATTTTCATGGCAGTATCCCACGCCAGGTAATTGGCCTTCCGAATCTTCAAATTCTGGATCTTTCTGGCAACCACCTTTCAGGAGCTATTCCAAGCAACCTTACAAACCTGCTTGCAATTGTCAATGCATCGCAGAATAATTCAAACCATTTGGAAGACGTTAGATATACAAATAAAATTACAATTTCCTGGAAAGGCGGGGATGTTGAATTTGTGAAAgttctctttattcttaaatgtattgatctttcaaacaacaacttatCAGGGAGCATTCCTTCTAAAATGGGATCTCTTCAAGGCTTGATAGCCCTTAACCTTTCAAGGAATCATCTCAGTGGCCGAATCCCAAAAACATTGGGACACATGGAACAACTAGAGTCTCTGGACCTCTCGCTAAACAGGTTGAATGGCAACATTCCCTTAGAACTTGAGTTCCTGAGTTATTTGGAGTTCTTGAATCTATCTTACAACATGCTTGATGGAAAAGTACCCCATGGAGGACAGTTCCTAACTTTTGGGGAGTCGTCCTACTTAGGCAATCTTAAGCTAAGTGGGATTCCATTTACCAATATAAGCGTCTGCAACAACTCTTCTGGCTATGGCAACTGCACAAGTATTGAGAGAATTGGTGAAGCAAAGAATTCAGATGGTGAAATGATAGGATGGGCAGTGGGACTTGGATTGAGTTATGGTATGGGATTCTCTATTGTGATTGGAGTATTGACTGTAAATAAGAGGGTGAGAAAGAGAGCCTTCGATTTTTATGATGTTGTAATATTAGCTATTGATGGGTGTATAAGAGGTTAA